GGAAACTTTTTTCTAAAAACATGCCCCACACGTGAACATGGCACAATTTCTAACGAGCCACCACACATCCACGCTTTGAATGATAACTCTAAATTCTCCGCTCCCCAAATATCGAAATCGTCATCATAATAACCAAGGCGGGCAAAGAATTCCATATTGATAGCGTAAAGACCTCCAGATATTGTGGGTGTTTTGACAGGGGCAGAGAGGTGAGTACGatttttccaaatattttttgatattggTATCCATATAAACTTGAGCTCCCAATTGAATCCTCCAATGAGTAAGTTGTCTAGACTCTGTGgtaaatattcaaatgtatTTCCTTCAATGTGGTCTACAATAGGACTGGCTACTACTGTGGGGTCCTGAGATATGCGTTCTAGCAATGGTTCTAACCACCCTGGAAACAATAAATGCAAAATTCAAAATAGACGAAATAAAACGGAACGTCTCAAACTAGGTACttactatataaaatattataatgagaattttgattttatatatagttctcgtatattcaaacaaaaaaaatcttataactatatgaTCAATAGGTATgacataaattaaaactatcattactgggaagcataccaagaatactggcagcatttccgcgttcgATAGCAAGGctaatccgttgaccgaaatagctgccagcgcttgggttttcagtagcctcatatataataatattaatatttttataaattaaattattatgctGTGTATCTAAAACAATGTATTACCAGCAAATGTACCGCTAGTTTAAGTGCTAAAGAAAATGCAGGTGaactcaatataataaaaaatcatcgaGTACATTCAAGTCTATAATCACAAATTATGCATACGAATATGGGAATATTTATGCCTGATGAGAAAAATTGTGAGTATACATAAACTAAACGTATTGAAGATTATCTTACCTTCAGTACATTCACAATGGCTGTCAAGAAAGACCACTACTGGAGAAACGGCATTTTCGGCACCAATTATTCTTGCTTTTATCAGTCCAATGCGATGACGAGACCTTATCAAAGTTACCTTTGGTGTTCTTCGTATATAGTCTTCTAACTGCCCCTTTAGATGACCTTAAGTTTACGGatcaataaaatatgatatgtAGAATCaaacatgttatttaataagtCATAAATCTTTATCGTCATTAAAAATcattagtaattattaatttaaatcacttCTGCATAGTTTATGATTCTATTTTATGAACAAATCAAGATTTGTTATTGTCagaatttgtgaaaaaaatactatgctaattaatttccttaaatattaattaaaaaatattatcaatacaatcCAGGCTTCTTACTATCAAAAAATTAGCATttggtttaatataatatacaaattacagttaattttaattaatattaagtaaattattcAAGTTATTCTGCAGATGAAGAATccgcatttaaaaaaataaaagtgaaaacGATTTTATAAGATAACCCAAAACtaaaacactatttttattttaagatcaGCCGTTTGTACCTTCGTCCTGCTACTGGTAATttgtctttaatatttttaaaaggcattcattttctcaaaattgattcctttagaattatttttgatgtaatttctaatatactagatactactaccgtttcgaaatcaaatggcgctctgagagagaagaagcggcgcaagaaaatctcccagcgttctttttttgcgctctttttaatgaaatataaagtATTGTAAAGTAGTGTATAAAGTAgtgtaaaataatcataatctagtcccaggctgttagatcacttagatattagGCTTTCGAGTAGCagtatttacgacagagccattttataataaagcatttaaatttatttatagataatatctGAACagtgggactttattataaaagtatatacatttacctttaaagctattatgtatcttatgaagcctactagaattagttacaagcaatcctttatttctagtgttataataatgaaaatcactattaaaagcaaaaaggtgacaattttttgtgaacgtatattaaattttcataaattgaCAATGAacagcaataatatttatttctctaaAATTTCTTTGAGACACTGTGCATATATCTGTGCGCCTAGTATTTTTGTATCAGAAGTATTAAGTATTGGTTTGAAGTACTTAGTTGCCGGTAgttgttcattattaattttaatgcacCGCATAATGATAACCCACTCAATACATGTAAGCATAATATAGGACGTTTCTGAATGAGAGCTGGGTGCCATTGACCCGAAGGCTGGTTTCCATGCGAAATCGtggatatattataaatttgattttatgtttgttttatttttcatttttattgaagtgaaaactcttCTTAACATCGTTGAAAAACTAAAACtgatataaaactattttatcaaaacaacaactataataatttatctgcTATGAGATATTCCGATAAAGTACTCAATAAATCTAAAACCCACTCACTCATAGTAGAAAAATCGTCAAAGAGAATTATCTCCTTTAAAAGATGTCCTGGAGACCTTTGTAAAACTGACTCGATCGTTCTAAGTAACGTCGACCACGCTTCGTTGTGAAAGCAAATCACTACAGAGGCTTCTGGCAAATGATCCGAGTTATTCTTTTGAAAGCACCTggaataaaattacatttgtcACTAACTGAAGCTTTCATTTAGTTTAGTTTTCATTCAAAGTGCATTCGAATTAATCAACAGACGTTGGTGTGgatttttaacaaatcttttcATAAtgggttaaaatttaaatacttttgtatgaattacacaaacaaatatataatacaagacTAAGATTACCTTATCAACTCTTTTATGGAGGATAAATAAGCCTACGTGTGTCCTGATTGAAATTAATCACTACTGCCcatattcttttgcaacaccagaggaatcacagttgCTTTCCGGCCTTTCTTGACGAGGCGGCCAGTCCATAATCGCCAAGGCGGCCAAGGTAAGGTGGAAGGCATTGGACCATGCGGAAGGTCACCAAAGCGATAGACAGATCAGATCAAATATGCTGTGGGCGGCCCAGTGCATGGCTGTATACGACTTATTCCTAACAGAGAGATATAGAGAAACATTGTTAAGTGCATTACACATTTGCCCCTATTAAAATTCATTGACAAAAAGCGTCACGACCAAGAAGatactcaaaattattttttgtattactcatgcggTAAGAGTAGTATCTTggcgctcgctgttgcggttgaaaaagggccgtttgcccattttaaatTTACCCGTGAGTTTTCGTAAGTTAAACTGTtgtttgagtgcgaaaagtgtacttgtcgcacgcaaattatacttggctCACAActtgtaatacaaaatagtatgtgCAACTCGTGCGGCAAGTTGTCATTCCCTTGTCGCGGTAATTCCCTTGAGTGCACAATATACTATTGTTCGGGATAATTTTACAGCTTTAAAGGAATGATGAGAgaaggggcgtgcattggttttctagcaaggtaggccctgtagatctaactagtcgtagttgagccgcgagattgcttaccgtaggtatttaggaaaatttatgagtgggggttcaatagaagtttttgttataaaataacggaaccaaattaaactaaattaactttaacattatatttatttagattcataacgaggtaggcattgcctaattgcctatatgatatgcacgcccctggatgAGAGAATATAACGTATTCCACTTGTACCTATTGATCTGTATTtcgattttatatataatacttcaTGCATTCCTGAGCAGAACGCTCTTTACGTCCAGAACAAAGTAATACTACACTGGTCTCGTACCCAAAGGGTAACCAACGGCAATCACTTCGACGCTGTCCCTTACCCTCTTACACTTCGTAActcataataacataacatattctaGATAGCTGAAATACCGCTTTAGCAATAATGAAAACTCCAACGTAATCCCAGATGACCGCTAAGGAAGTAAAAACTACATAATGTTAAATAATGTACGATAATACGGAGCCTTTCACGTACAATTTTAACTCGCACTGGATTCCTATTAAACATTCTAATTTAGCTTTAATTCTTACCAAGGATCTCTAAGGTCAGGCAGGGTTCGGTTAGTGGGAATTAAGTCACTGACAAATTGATTGAATTCGTGATTTTTCCATCCCttatcaataagtatttttatggtCCCTCGTATGTTGTCTTCTATATCAACTGCTGTTCCATTCATGcctgtaattttattaatttgtataggattccggctagattatgagtaccacggcacctatttctgccgtgaagcagtaatgtgtaaacattattgtgtttcggtctgaagtgcgccgtagctagtgaaattactggttaaatgagacttaacatcttatgtctctaggtaattagcgcaattgtagtgtcgttaagaatttttcggtttctcaagaatcctgagtggcacaacAGGAGaaggtatcaattaccatcagctgaacgtcttgctcgtctcgtcccttactgctTAGAAAAACATAACTATCGGCACAGCTATCGGCACAGCTATCGGGCCAAGCATATCCTGCCCAAAAGGAAAAGTTGCGGCTTTTGGTATAAATATGCCAATGGCCATGGAATcgattaataagaaaaatttgctaattaattaaaaaaggagTTTCCTTATTTCAGCTgataactaaaacataaaacattattgGTTTCGGCATCGGAATAATACATAATGCACATGATACATACATTTTAAGGTAGAAAAAATTAACCTTTACCTAGtggatatttttcatttttaactgcTGACAATTTATCTCTGATGGATAAATTACGAACCACTGGCCCAATTGATTCCCATGCTGAAAATTAACAGCTATTTAGAAAAATCCTTAAATTAATTGATTCTCACTTTAAACTCACTCTAtatgtaaacaaataaataattatttttctattgcATATAACATATATTACTTTCACAGTgttactttaatatataaatataaaacaattttaaatataaagcttattcgaaatggtctccattggctgcaatacagtcctttatacattgaggccagttatcaatagaagcacgcactcttactatgggaaaattcttcactgccaatcgtacgggttgttttagggactccaaattatcatggcgtttagagcaagccgtaccctctaaaactgaccataaatcataatccagcggatcaagatcgggactagacgacggccagtcttcagctctgatgaagtccgaagcgttcgtttccaaccaagactacgtagaccgagctttatgaaccggcgccgagtcttgctggaaggaccattcgtGGTTATTGAATAttgtgttgttaaggggcttcactacattctcaagaatggtatcttgatacacttgtgccgatgttttgataccttttttacgaaaatatggctcagtcactcctttaTAGCTActacccaccaaaccatcacggAAGTCGGTAGTGCCTACGTTGCACTCTaccgactaattgggaagctttattaaagatttgagctttaaattgttgctcaattgtaagaaaaatctcatccgtaaacaaactTCTTCTGGGTACCTTTTCAGTGCTTGTTTcgaatttcatattttttaaattattatacgaaatgaccagtacgtctcttataggctgcaagtcctaagtcatcttttaaaataggCGACAAGgctctaggtgctatcttcttctcccgagataaaatttCGCACAGAATATCTTCGAATTCTTTG
This is a stretch of genomic DNA from Leptidea sinapis chromosome 15, ilLepSina1.1, whole genome shotgun sequence. It encodes these proteins:
- the LOC126968482 gene encoding putative polypeptide N-acetylgalactosaminyltransferase 9, with the translated sequence MSHLKGQLEDYIRRTPKVTLIRSRHRIGLIKARIIGAENAVSPVVVFLDSHCECTEGWLEPLLERISQDPTVVASPIVDHIEGNTFEYLPQSLDNLLIGGFNWELKFIWIPISKNIWKNRTHLSAPVKTPTISGGLYAINMEFFARLGYYDDDFDIWGAENLELSFKAWMCGGSLEIVPCSRVGHVFRKKFPYRNKRGSFKKNSVRVAKVWLDDYAKYFYQRIGYVKGYFGDVTKRKELREELKCKSFEWYLHNVYPEMKLPDENVAYGQNKHIKHSQTQKCLTVLSSSSGPRVVLEHCIDSVSQQWVMDNFNVTRLIPELQNQTIVLR